A genomic stretch from Candidatus Cloacimonadota bacterium includes:
- a CDS encoding deoxynucleoside kinase — translation MIMIKNKHIAVEGVIGVGKTTLAKILAEELQAQLILEVVEENPFLAEFYDDIEGKAFQTQMFFLLSRYRQMKKYFQIDAFQTNIVSDYMFTKDSIFADLTLGDAELAMYKALFTILNDKLVQPDLIIYLYADLDRIIDRIHYRNRSFEHNIQPDYLANLSIAYEKYVSTHKGCPILKVDTNNINFLKSPKQFDNLLGDIKKLLQD, via the coding sequence ATGATAATGATAAAGAATAAGCACATCGCAGTCGAGGGAGTTATCGGTGTGGGGAAGACGACATTGGCAAAAATACTCGCAGAGGAACTGCAGGCACAGCTCATTCTCGAAGTAGTCGAGGAAAATCCATTTCTTGCTGAATTCTACGACGATATCGAAGGCAAGGCATTTCAGACACAGATGTTCTTCCTCCTGAGCAGGTATCGTCAAATGAAAAAGTACTTCCAGATCGATGCTTTCCAGACGAATATCGTGAGTGATTATATGTTCACGAAGGATAGTATTTTTGCTGATCTTACACTGGGTGACGCAGAACTCGCGATGTATAAAGCACTCTTTACCATACTCAATGATAAACTGGTCCAACCCGATCTGATAATCTATCTTTATGCTGACCTCGATCGAATAATAGATCGTATTCATTACCGAAATCGTTCATTCGAGCATAACATCCAGCCGGACTATCTTGCCAATCTCTCAATAGCGTATGAGAAGTATGTTTCCACCCATAAAGGATGCCCGATCCTCAAGGTTGATACCAATAATATCAATTTCTTGAAGTCCCCTAAACAATTTGACAATTTACTAGGTGACATAAAAAAACTGCTCCAAGATTGA
- a CDS encoding NTP transferase domain-containing protein, translating to MKKETSIIILAAGKGVRMKSDLPKVAHLLAGKPLVERVVTTAEYFNPEKLIVVVGYKKEVVQKCLSGFDNLTFVEQKQQLGTGHAVYVTRDFFKDFDGTVIIMPGDVPLLTKETIEDLIRVHIEKRAVATVLTVDLEDPTGYGRIVRDKKGYVEKIVEHKDASEEIKRINEINTGIFCFDAQELFSVLPKIGQVNSQNEMYLTDALELFKEDGKQIAAVKVHDPIEVAGINSKEQLQELEKEYIART from the coding sequence ATGAAAAAAGAAACATCGATAATCATTTTAGCAGCAGGCAAGGGTGTTCGCATGAAATCCGACCTGCCAAAAGTTGCACATCTTCTTGCCGGAAAGCCGCTGGTTGAACGTGTTGTAACCACTGCAGAATATTTCAATCCCGAGAAACTCATTGTGGTTGTAGGATACAAAAAAGAAGTCGTACAGAAATGCCTGTCTGGTTTTGATAACCTCACCTTTGTGGAACAGAAACAACAGCTTGGAACAGGGCATGCAGTGTATGTAACAAGGGATTTCTTTAAGGATTTTGATGGAACAGTCATAATCATGCCCGGTGATGTTCCTTTGCTGACCAAAGAAACAATCGAAGATCTTATTAGAGTTCATATAGAGAAACGCGCGGTTGCTACCGTCCTCACCGTCGATCTTGAAGATCCGACAGGATATGGGCGTATTGTTCGCGATAAGAAGGGCTATGTAGAGAAGATCGTTGAGCATAAAGATGCTTCAGAGGAAATAAAAAGAATAAATGAAATCAATACAGGCATTTTCTGCTTTGATGCTCAGGAACTTTTTTCTGTCCTGCCCAAGATTGGACAGGTTAATTCCCAGAACGAGATGTATCTTACCGATGCGCTTGAATTATTTAAGGAGGATGGAAAACAGATCGCAGCTGTGAAAGTTCACGATCCCATCGAAGTGGCTGGTATAAACTCAAAAGAACAGTTGCAGGAACTTGAAAAAGAGTATATTGCACGAACATAA
- a CDS encoding HIT domain-containing protein has product MEKLYSPWRLDYILGEKEGGCIFCDKPQADDDKGHLILKRGKLTYIIMNLYPYNNGHLMIVPFRHVDRLQELTDKELCELGTMTRLCERVLTEVYHPDGLNIGMNLGEAAGAGVADHLHIHVVPRWIGDTNFVSTLGNTRVIPENMEEAYKKLKKVFDTYES; this is encoded by the coding sequence ATGGAAAAACTCTATTCTCCCTGGCGTCTTGATTATATCCTCGGCGAAAAAGAGGGTGGCTGTATCTTCTGTGATAAACCTCAAGCTGATGATGACAAAGGACATCTTATTCTCAAGCGAGGTAAACTTACATACATCATCATGAATTTGTATCCGTACAACAATGGACACCTTATGATCGTTCCATTCAGACATGTTGACCGATTGCAGGAGCTGACCGATAAAGAGCTGTGTGAACTCGGTACAATGACCAGACTTTGTGAACGAGTCCTCACCGAAGTATATCATCCTGATGGACTGAATATTGGCATGAACCTTGGAGAAGCTGCAGGGGCAGGCGTTGCCGATCATCTTCATATTCATGTGGTACCACGATGGATAGGAGATACGAACTTTGTCTCGACACTTGGTAATACGCGGGTTATTCCCGAAAACATGGAAGAAGCGTATAAAAAATTGAAAAAAGTTTTTGATACATATGAGTCTTAA
- a CDS encoding LytR C-terminal domain-containing protein, translating to MQVLNGCGKKGLARVVRNVLIEKGFDVLSFDNAEKFLYEKTVIVIRHMNYEKFDILYKEVPVKKIYRQINELSIYDFTVIIGKDYKKIFGL from the coding sequence TTGCAAGTACTCAATGGATGCGGGAAGAAGGGATTGGCTCGAGTTGTCAGGAATGTTCTTATCGAAAAGGGATTTGATGTCCTGTCTTTTGACAATGCAGAGAAATTTCTTTATGAAAAAACAGTGATCGTCATCAGGCATATGAATTACGAGAAATTCGATATTTTATATAAAGAGGTGCCTGTTAAAAAGATATATAGGCAAATAAATGAGCTCTCTATCTATGATTTTACCGTAATCATAGGAAAGGATTATAAAAAAATTTTTGGATTATAA
- the rsfS gene encoding ribosome silencing factor has translation MKDTTTQEKLDFITQLARDKKAENIVILDVEGTSDLTDRLIICSGEGDIHTRTIGKYVIEEAKKNNILIHHKEGLENGMWILIDFGVIVMHIFDKETRDYYKLEDLWEELVRKRKNIQES, from the coding sequence ATGAAAGATACGACAACACAAGAAAAACTCGACTTCATCACCCAGCTTGCGCGGGATAAAAAAGCTGAAAATATCGTCATCTTGGACGTTGAAGGGACGTCCGACCTGACAGATCGGCTCATTATTTGCAGCGGTGAGGGAGATATTCATACGCGTACAATAGGGAAGTATGTGATTGAAGAAGCTAAAAAGAACAATATTCTCATTCATCATAAAGAAGGGTTGGAAAACGGTATGTGGATCCTGATCGATTTTGGGGTCATAGTTATGCATATTTTTGATAAGGAAACCAGGGATTACTATAAACTTGAAGATCTCTGGGAAGAACTGGTTCGTAAAAGAAAAAATATTCAGGAATCATAA
- a CDS encoding arginine--tRNA ligase: MIDIIKEKIWDALKELKLQAPPKSKINVEYPKHKNHGDYATNVALSLAKKIGQPPMSIAKKLASQLSIDPMFSEVTAAKPGFINFHVANKIIFSTLQDINKLGLKFGTNHERGAGKRVLIEFVSANPTGPLNVVNARAAAFGDSLANILFSQGYNVEREYYINDAGHQIELLVESIENEMNRLEEIQVEEMEEGYKGEYITDIATQILETEGVALHQLSKKDKGERIRDIALDILINDQKDTLALFKVNFDNWISENELRQKGSVEDVLAYLSETEKIYDKDGAVWLCSSEFGDSKDRVIMRSDGTVTYLVPDLAYHITKYKRGFDRIIDILGPDHHGHIPKLKAGIAILGYKPSLMQFILLQHVNILIDEERVKMSKREGKLITLRQLIEEVGSDAARFFFLMRKSNTPLDFDIELAKKRTAENPVYYVQYAHARIASIEKNARTEKLKVTDFKPEYLQRLSHEEELDIIRNLMKYPELIAHISSSYDVNLLTSYLIDLAGEFHRYYQKYKIINNRYKELSLARLFLCKAVQTVIKNGLTMLGISAPTKM; encoded by the coding sequence TTGATAGATATAATCAAAGAAAAAATATGGGATGCGCTGAAAGAACTGAAACTGCAGGCTCCTCCTAAATCCAAAATAAATGTTGAATACCCCAAGCATAAAAATCACGGTGATTATGCAACCAATGTTGCGCTGAGTCTTGCAAAGAAAATCGGACAACCTCCAATGTCCATTGCAAAAAAGCTTGCGAGTCAGCTGAGTATCGATCCTATGTTTTCTGAAGTAACAGCTGCGAAACCGGGCTTTATAAATTTCCACGTTGCCAATAAGATTATTTTTTCAACACTTCAGGATATCAATAAACTCGGATTGAAATTCGGAACAAATCACGAACGTGGTGCTGGGAAAAGAGTTCTTATCGAATTTGTTAGTGCAAATCCAACAGGACCGCTCAATGTTGTTAATGCCCGAGCTGCAGCTTTTGGAGATTCCCTTGCGAATATTCTCTTTTCTCAGGGTTATAATGTTGAGAGAGAATACTATATCAACGACGCCGGACATCAGATCGAGTTACTTGTTGAGTCGATCGAGAATGAGATGAACCGCCTTGAGGAAATACAGGTCGAAGAAATGGAAGAGGGATATAAAGGGGAATATATTACCGATATAGCTACTCAAATACTGGAAACTGAGGGAGTCGCGCTTCATCAACTTTCTAAAAAAGATAAAGGTGAAAGAATCCGTGATATTGCTCTCGATATTCTCATCAATGACCAGAAAGATACCCTCGCACTTTTTAAGGTGAACTTCGATAACTGGATCTCGGAGAATGAATTGCGGCAAAAGGGAAGTGTCGAGGATGTGCTTGCGTATCTGTCCGAGACTGAAAAGATATATGATAAGGATGGGGCAGTATGGCTTTGCAGTAGTGAGTTTGGTGACTCAAAAGACCGCGTCATCATGCGTTCAGACGGCACAGTGACCTATCTAGTTCCTGATCTGGCCTATCATATTACGAAGTATAAAAGAGGCTTTGACCGCATCATAGATATACTAGGTCCCGACCATCATGGGCATATTCCAAAACTGAAAGCAGGTATTGCGATCCTTGGATATAAACCTTCGCTTATGCAATTCATCCTGTTGCAGCATGTAAATATTCTCATCGATGAGGAGAGAGTTAAGATGTCCAAACGAGAAGGGAAACTCATAACATTACGGCAGCTTATCGAAGAGGTCGGTTCGGATGCAGCGCGTTTCTTCTTTTTGATGAGAAAATCGAATACACCTCTTGATTTCGACATTGAACTCGCGAAAAAACGCACTGCTGAAAATCCGGTCTATTATGTACAGTATGCGCATGCACGTATTGCGAGTATTGAGAAGAATGCCCGAACAGAAAAGCTCAAAGTAACAGATTTCAAGCCGGAATACTTGCAACGCCTCAGCCACGAAGAGGAATTGGACATCATCCGCAATCTTATGAAATATCCCGAACTTATTGCACATATCAGTTCTAGCTATGACGTGAACCTTCTCACTTCATATTTGATAGATCTCGCAGGAGAATTTCATAGATATTACCAGAAATATAAAATTATTAATAACAGATACAAAGAGCTTTCTCTCGCACGCTTGTTCCTGTGTAAGGCAGTGCAGACTGTGATCAAAAACGGTCTCACTATGCTGGGTATTTCTGCACCAACAAAAATGTGA